Proteins from a genomic interval of Pseudomonas sp. RC10:
- a CDS encoding S41 family peptidase has protein sequence MLFSSRLTSLALTIAVVIGAPHALAAGAAPAAAPAAAAPANAANIKAPLPLDELRTFAEVMDRIKAAYVEPVDDKTLLENAIKGMLSNLDPHSAYLGPEDFQELQESTSGEFGGLGIEVGVEDGFIKVVSPIDDTPASKAGIEAGDLIVKINGAPTQGQTMQEAVDKMRGKLGEKITLTLVRDGGNPFDVTLARATIQVKSVKSQMLEPGYGYIRITQFQVKTGEEVGKALAKLRKDNGKKMNGLILDLRNNPGGVLQAAVEVADHFLTKGLIVYTKGRIANSELRFSADPADASEGAPLVVLINGGSASASEIVAGALQDQKRGILMGTDTFGKGSVQTVLPLANDRALKLTTALYFTPNGRSIQAQGINPDIEVKRAKVTTEADGENYKEADLLGHLGNGNGGADKPTTKSKAGKARPQDDDYQLNQALSLLKGLSVTRGN, from the coding sequence ATGCTGTTTTCGTCCCGCCTCACCTCGCTGGCCCTGACTATCGCCGTGGTTATCGGCGCTCCGCATGCATTGGCCGCAGGTGCCGCACCGGCTGCTGCGCCTGCTGCTGCCGCGCCCGCCAACGCCGCGAACATCAAGGCGCCACTGCCGCTCGACGAGCTGCGGACCTTCGCCGAGGTCATGGACCGGATCAAAGCCGCTTATGTCGAGCCTGTGGATGACAAGACCCTGCTGGAAAACGCCATCAAAGGCATGCTCAGCAACCTCGACCCGCACTCTGCCTACCTCGGCCCGGAAGATTTCCAGGAGCTGCAAGAAAGCACCAGCGGCGAGTTCGGCGGTCTGGGCATCGAAGTCGGCGTCGAGGACGGCTTCATCAAAGTCGTTTCGCCCATCGACGACACACCCGCTTCCAAGGCTGGCATCGAGGCAGGCGACCTGATCGTCAAGATCAACGGCGCGCCGACCCAAGGCCAGACCATGCAGGAAGCCGTCGACAAGATGCGCGGCAAGCTGGGCGAGAAAATCACCCTGACGCTGGTGCGCGACGGCGGCAACCCGTTCGACGTGACGCTCGCCCGCGCGACCATTCAGGTCAAGAGCGTGAAATCGCAGATGCTGGAGCCGGGTTATGGCTATATCCGCATCACGCAGTTCCAGGTCAAGACCGGCGAAGAGGTCGGCAAGGCGCTGGCCAAGCTGCGCAAGGACAACGGCAAGAAGATGAACGGTCTGATCCTCGACCTGCGCAACAACCCGGGCGGCGTGCTGCAGGCGGCGGTCGAAGTGGCGGACCATTTCCTGACCAAAGGGCTGATCGTCTACACCAAAGGCCGCATCGCCAACTCCGAACTGCGCTTCTCGGCAGACCCGGCCGACGCCAGCGAAGGCGCGCCACTGGTGGTGCTGATCAACGGCGGCAGCGCCTCGGCCTCGGAAATCGTCGCCGGTGCCTTGCAAGACCAGAAACGCGGCATCCTGATGGGCACGGACACCTTCGGCAAAGGCTCGGTGCAAACCGTGTTGCCACTGGCCAACGACCGCGCGCTCAAGCTGACCACGGCGCTGTATTTCACGCCGAATGGCCGCTCGATTCAGGCCCAGGGCATCAACCCGGACATCGAAGTCAAACGCGCCAAGGTCACGACCGAAGCCGATGGCGAGAACTACAAAGAGGCCGACCTGCTCGGCCACCTGGGCAACGGCAATGGCGGCGCGGACAAACCGACCACCAAATCCAAGGCTGGCAAGGCGCGTCCGCAGGACGACGATTACCAGTTGAACCAGGCCCTCAGTCTGCTCAAGGGATTGAGTGTCACACGCGGCAATTGA
- a CDS encoding divergent polysaccharide deacetylase family protein, protein MRFWLTGLVWAFAVVTGAACAAPAESSDTDAKPAKVAYLSLIIDDLGQSAEKDSRALALPGPVTVAIMPDTPHATDFARQAHKAGRTVMLHMPMDPATGPYAWHPDLPLPELEARLNAALLKVPYAAGINNHEGSRMTAEPVAMAWLVGELQRRHLFLVDSRTSAKTVAAAEAQKIGLASVSRDVFLDDTRTSEAIYGQLQTAIKLAHKQGSAIMIGHPYPVTMDVLERELPKLKAQGIEWVELRHMISIRGNQAMGGHGKNGVYR, encoded by the coding sequence ATGCGCTTCTGGTTGACCGGGCTCGTCTGGGCCTTTGCAGTGGTGACGGGTGCTGCGTGTGCGGCACCCGCCGAATCCTCCGACACCGACGCCAAACCGGCGAAGGTCGCCTACCTCAGCCTGATCATCGACGACCTTGGACAAAGTGCCGAGAAAGACAGCCGTGCGCTGGCCCTCCCCGGCCCCGTGACAGTGGCGATCATGCCGGACACCCCGCACGCCACGGATTTTGCGCGCCAGGCCCACAAGGCGGGTCGAACGGTGATGCTGCACATGCCGATGGACCCTGCCACCGGGCCGTACGCGTGGCATCCGGACTTGCCGCTGCCTGAGCTTGAAGCCCGCCTTAACGCGGCGCTGCTGAAGGTGCCGTACGCCGCAGGCATCAACAACCACGAAGGCAGCCGCATGACTGCCGAGCCAGTGGCCATGGCCTGGCTGGTGGGCGAGTTGCAGCGGCGTCATCTGTTTCTGGTCGACAGCCGCACCAGCGCCAAGACCGTCGCCGCTGCTGAGGCACAAAAGATTGGTTTGGCGAGCGTGTCGCGGGACGTATTCCTCGACGACACCCGCACCAGCGAAGCGATCTACGGGCAGCTACAGACCGCGATCAAACTGGCGCACAAGCAAGGCTCGGCGATCATGATCGGCCATCCGTATCCGGTGACCATGGACGTGCTGGAGCGGGAACTGCCCAAGCTCAAAGCCCAAGGCATCGAATGGGTGGAACTGCGCCACATGATCAGCATTCGTGGCAATCAGGCCATGGGCGGGCACGGGAAGAATGGGGTTTATCGGTAA
- a CDS encoding ABC transporter substrate-binding protein has protein sequence MFKGVFLALISAATLLSGVARADDAPAYSMVLLTENFPPYNMAIDGKNFAQESNIKGIAVEIVRETFKRAGIGYSMTLRFPWDRIYKLALEKPGYGVFVTARLPERETLFKWVGPIGPDDWIMLAKADSSLQLNSLEDARQYRIGAYKGDAIAEELGRQGMNPITVLSDKDNARKLVEGQIDLWATGDPAGRYLARQEGVTGLKTVLRFNSAELFLALNKDTPDEVVNKLQAALDQLRKEGTVDSILGKYL, from the coding sequence ATGTTCAAAGGTGTTTTTCTTGCGCTGATCAGCGCTGCGACGCTGCTCTCGGGCGTCGCTCGGGCAGACGATGCGCCGGCCTATTCGATGGTGCTCCTCACCGAGAATTTCCCGCCTTACAACATGGCCATTGATGGCAAAAACTTCGCCCAGGAAAGCAATATCAAGGGCATTGCCGTCGAGATCGTTCGCGAAACCTTCAAGCGTGCGGGCATCGGCTACAGCATGACCTTGCGCTTCCCATGGGATCGCATCTACAAACTTGCATTGGAAAAACCGGGCTACGGCGTGTTCGTGACCGCGCGTTTGCCCGAGCGCGAGACGTTGTTCAAGTGGGTCGGTCCTATTGGCCCGGACGACTGGATCATGCTGGCCAAGGCCGACAGCTCGCTTCAGCTGAATTCCCTCGAAGATGCCAGGCAATACCGGATCGGCGCCTATAAAGGTGACGCCATTGCCGAAGAGTTGGGGCGTCAGGGCATGAATCCGATCACCGTGCTCAGCGACAAGGACAACGCTCGAAAGCTGGTCGAAGGACAGATTGATTTGTGGGCGACAGGTGATCCGGCGGGAAGGTACCTGGCGCGTCAGGAAGGCGTGACCGGTCTGAAGACCGTGCTGCGCTTTAACAGCGCCGAATTGTTCCTGGCGCTGAACAAGGACACGCCGGACGAGGTGGTCAACAAGCTACAGGCCGCGCTGGATCAGCTGCGAAAAGAAGGGACAGTGGACAGCATTCTCGGGAAATACCTTTGA
- a CDS encoding serine protease, translated as MKCKTIAAGLCLSSLLVPHALADNRDYGEGLQPLEPSRLLDNADGRYDHWTGIGHLESLNNLRCSAVLIDPRPAPDSISSNSPAYVLSSGHCAFLQTGRVASNLEIEGQVEFNYFKDTGNQRKVFPLKRIVWSSVQGTDLALLELQAPLSQVIESGVQPLRLSQSSLEELRGREILTVSGPLTPTGYTMRVAACAVDGIANLVEQPYAWTHNLRNQCTDVLPGSSGGATLDRYTNELVGIIGTSTRGATPASRCFAHSPCEVTAAKPTWLAETNYSTPVSGLHACFANGVFSPDTPSCQLLPANVLTPANPHYQKMYVRLKRDDEGNIIPAKWDFKFTIESSHYAFKTTREPQRCQAPHRYSPLIAKQNAHIDAEIGSRPGIYTLCVVGVDQGQKLTPALRNNAFIHTVELIEEVPESEPAVSVTLLDTGRHSVNFTRSLPGNDGHMFKFGPPESTRCEDPQGYKHAYGNFTIGPRLLPVTLCTKAKNAAGELSAPRTDLLPMPENS; from the coding sequence ATGAAATGTAAAACCATCGCCGCAGGCTTGTGCCTGTCCAGCCTTCTGGTCCCCCATGCACTGGCCGACAACCGAGATTACGGTGAAGGCTTGCAGCCGCTTGAACCCTCACGACTGCTCGACAACGCTGACGGTCGCTACGACCACTGGACCGGCATCGGTCACCTTGAAAGTCTCAACAACCTCCGCTGTTCGGCGGTGCTGATCGATCCTCGCCCCGCCCCAGATTCCATCTCCTCGAATAGCCCCGCTTATGTGCTCAGCAGCGGCCATTGCGCGTTCCTTCAAACGGGCCGGGTTGCCAGCAATCTGGAAATCGAAGGTCAGGTCGAGTTCAACTACTTCAAGGACACAGGCAACCAGCGCAAGGTCTTCCCCCTGAAACGAATCGTCTGGAGCAGCGTACAAGGCACCGATCTGGCGCTTCTCGAGCTGCAGGCGCCACTATCGCAAGTCATTGAAAGTGGTGTCCAACCATTGCGATTGAGCCAGTCGTCCCTGGAAGAGTTGCGTGGCAGGGAGATTCTCACCGTTTCCGGGCCGCTGACCCCGACTGGCTACACCATGCGGGTGGCGGCGTGCGCCGTCGACGGGATCGCCAACCTTGTCGAACAGCCTTATGCGTGGACACACAACCTGCGCAATCAATGCACCGACGTGTTGCCCGGCAGCTCGGGCGGCGCGACGCTGGACCGCTACACCAACGAGCTGGTGGGTATCATCGGCACCTCGACTCGTGGCGCCACGCCCGCAAGCCGTTGCTTTGCGCACTCCCCTTGCGAAGTCACCGCCGCCAAACCGACCTGGCTTGCGGAAACAAATTACTCGACCCCGGTCAGCGGGCTCCACGCCTGCTTCGCCAATGGGGTGTTCAGCCCCGATACGCCGAGCTGCCAGCTGTTACCTGCGAACGTGCTGACCCCGGCAAACCCGCACTACCAGAAAATGTATGTGCGCCTGAAGCGCGATGATGAAGGCAACATCATTCCGGCCAAATGGGACTTCAAGTTCACCATCGAGAGCTCTCATTACGCTTTCAAGACTACGCGCGAGCCGCAACGTTGCCAGGCTCCTCACCGGTACAGCCCGCTGATTGCGAAACAGAACGCACACATCGACGCAGAGATCGGCAGCAGGCCAGGTATCTATACCCTGTGCGTCGTGGGCGTGGATCAAGGCCAGAAGCTGACGCCAGCGTTGCGCAACAACGCGTTTATCCACACTGTCGAGCTGATCGAAGAGGTACCCGAGAGCGAACCGGCGGTGAGTGTGACCCTGCTGGACACCGGCCGTCATAGCGTCAACTTCACACGTTCACTGCCAGGCAACGATGGTCATATGTTCAAGTTCGGGCCACCTGAGAGTACCCGATGCGAAGATCCGCAGGGCTACAAGCATGCCTATGGCAACTTCACCATCGGCCCAAGACTGCTTCCGGTGACGCTGTGCACCAAGGCGAAGAACGCAGCGGGTGAGTTATCAGCGCCCCGCACCGACCTGTTGCCGATGCCGGAAAACAGCTGA
- the hisF gene encoding imidazole glycerol phosphate synthase subunit HisF, which yields MALAKRIIPCLDVDNGRVVKGVKFENIRDAGDPVEIARRYDEQGADEITFLDITASVDGRDTTLHTVERMASQVFIPLTVGGGVRTVMDIRNLLNAGADKVSINTAAVFNPEFVGEAAARFGSQCIVVAIDAKKVSGPGETPRWEIFTHGGRKPTGLDAVEWAKKMEGLGAGEILLTSMDQDGMKNGFDLGVTRAISDALGIPVIASGGVGNLQHLADGVLEGHASAVLAASIFHFGEYTVPEAKAFMAKQGIVVR from the coding sequence ATGGCCCTCGCCAAACGAATTATTCCTTGCCTGGACGTCGACAACGGTCGCGTGGTCAAGGGCGTGAAGTTCGAGAACATCCGCGACGCCGGGGATCCGGTGGAAATCGCTCGTCGTTACGATGAGCAGGGCGCTGACGAGATCACCTTTCTCGACATCACCGCCAGCGTCGATGGCCGCGACACCACACTGCATACCGTCGAACGCATGGCCAGCCAGGTGTTCATCCCGCTGACCGTCGGCGGCGGCGTGCGCACTGTGATGGACATTCGCAACCTGCTCAATGCCGGGGCTGACAAGGTCTCGATTAACACGGCGGCGGTGTTCAACCCCGAGTTCGTCGGCGAGGCTGCTGCGCGGTTCGGTTCGCAATGCATCGTGGTGGCGATCGACGCCAAGAAGGTGTCCGGTCCGGGTGAAACACCCCGCTGGGAAATCTTCACCCATGGCGGTCGCAAACCGACCGGTCTGGACGCGGTCGAGTGGGCCAAGAAGATGGAAGGCCTGGGCGCGGGTGAAATTCTGCTGACCAGCATGGATCAGGACGGCATGAAAAACGGCTTCGATCTGGGCGTAACCCGCGCGATCAGTGATGCGCTGGGCATTCCGGTGATTGCGTCGGGTGGCGTAGGCAACCTTCAGCACCTGGCGGATGGCGTGCTGGAAGGCCATGCCAGCGCGGTGCTGGCGGCGAGTATTTTCCACTTCGGCGAATACACCGTGCCCGAAGCCAAGGCGTTCATGGCGAAGCAAGGCATCGTCGTTCGCTGA
- the hisA gene encoding 1-(5-phosphoribosyl)-5-[(5-phosphoribosylamino)methylideneamino]imidazole-4-carboxamide isomerase, with product MLIIPAIDLKDGACVRLRQGRMEDSTVFSDDPVSMAAKWVDGGCRRLHLVDLNGAFEGQPVNGEVVTAIAKRYPTLPIQIGGGIRSLETIEHYVKAGVSYVIIGTKAVKEPEFVAEACRAFPGKVIVGLDAKDGFVATDGWAEVSTVQVIDLAKRFEADGVSAIVYTDIAKDGMMQGCNVPFTAALAAATKIPVIASGGIHNLGDIKALLDARAPGIIGAITGRAIYEGTLDVAEAQAFCDSYKA from the coding sequence ATGCTGATCATTCCCGCTATCGACCTTAAGGACGGCGCTTGTGTGCGCCTGCGACAAGGCCGCATGGAAGATTCCACGGTGTTCTCCGATGACCCTGTCAGCATGGCTGCCAAGTGGGTCGACGGTGGCTGCCGCCGTCTGCATCTGGTCGACCTGAATGGCGCGTTCGAAGGCCAGCCGGTCAACGGCGAAGTGGTCACGGCCATCGCCAAGCGCTACCCGACCCTGCCGATCCAGATCGGCGGCGGCATTCGTTCGCTAGAAACCATTGAGCATTACGTCAAGGCGGGCGTGAGCTACGTGATCATCGGCACCAAGGCCGTCAAAGAGCCTGAGTTCGTCGCCGAGGCTTGCCGCGCGTTCCCTGGCAAGGTCATCGTCGGTCTGGACGCCAAAGACGGCTTCGTCGCCACTGACGGCTGGGCCGAAGTCAGCACGGTGCAGGTGATCGACCTGGCCAAGCGTTTCGAAGCGGACGGCGTCTCGGCCATCGTTTATACCGACATCGCCAAAGACGGCATGATGCAGGGCTGCAACGTGCCGTTTACCGCAGCGTTGGCCGCGGCCACGAAAATCCCGGTCATCGCATCAGGCGGCATTCACAACCTGGGCGACATCAAGGCGCTGCTGGATGCCAGGGCACCAGGGATCATCGGCGCCATTACTGGCCGCGCGATCTACGAAGGCACGCTCGACGTGGCTGAAGCCCAGGCGTTTTGCGATTCCTATAAGGCCTGA
- a CDS encoding DUF2164 domain-containing protein — MSKKNKPPILTLTPEQESEACHTIKRFMEDRFELDLGSFEAAEILELFTREIAPHYYNRAIFDAQTLLKERFESLESDMWSLEKN, encoded by the coding sequence ATGAGCAAAAAGAACAAGCCGCCGATCCTGACCCTCACTCCCGAGCAGGAGAGTGAGGCGTGCCACACGATCAAGCGGTTCATGGAAGACCGTTTCGAACTGGACCTGGGTTCGTTCGAAGCGGCTGAAATCCTTGAATTGTTCACCCGCGAAATTGCCCCGCACTATTACAACCGAGCGATCTTCGATGCTCAGACGCTGTTGAAAGAGCGCTTTGAGAGCCTCGAAAGCGACATGTGGTCGCTCGAAAAAAATTAA
- the hisH gene encoding imidazole glycerol phosphate synthase subunit HisH, with amino-acid sequence MQTVAVIDYGMGNLHSVAKALEHVGAGRVLITSDADVIREADRIVFPGVGAIRDCMAEIRRLGFDALVREVSQDRPFLGICVGMQALMDRSEENDGVDCIGVFPGQVRFFGKDLHEDGQHLKVPHMGWNEVAQSVDHPLWHSIPDMARFYFVHSYYIESPNPRQIVGRGHYGHDFAAALADGSRFAVQFHPEKSHTHGLQLLQNFAAWDGRW; translated from the coding sequence ATGCAGACCGTTGCCGTTATCGACTATGGCATGGGCAATCTGCACTCGGTGGCCAAGGCCCTCGAACACGTCGGCGCCGGCCGTGTGTTGATTACCAGCGACGCTGACGTCATTCGCGAAGCCGACCGCATTGTCTTCCCCGGTGTGGGCGCAATTCGCGACTGCATGGCTGAAATCCGTCGTCTGGGTTTCGATGCGCTGGTACGTGAAGTGAGCCAGGATCGTCCGTTTCTCGGCATCTGCGTCGGCATGCAGGCGTTGATGGATCGCAGTGAAGAGAACGACGGCGTGGACTGCATTGGCGTGTTCCCCGGCCAGGTGCGTTTCTTCGGCAAAGACCTTCACGAAGACGGCCAACACCTGAAAGTCCCGCACATGGGCTGGAACGAAGTCGCGCAGTCGGTGGATCACCCGCTGTGGCACAGCATTCCGGATATGGCGCGGTTCTATTTCGTGCACAGCTATTACATCGAGTCGCCGAACCCTCGGCAGATCGTCGGCCGCGGTCATTACGGTCACGACTTCGCTGCTGCGCTGGCAGACGGTTCGCGCTTCGCCGTGCAGTTCCACCCGGAGAAAAGCCACACCCATGGCCTGCAATTGCTGCAGAACTTCGCCGCGTGGGACGGTCGCTGGTAA
- the hisB gene encoding imidazoleglycerol-phosphate dehydratase HisB, which yields MAERKAFVERDTLETQIKASINLDGTGKARFDIGVPFLEHMLDQIARHGLIDLDIESKGDLHIDDHHTVEDVGITLGQAFSKAIGDKKGIRRYGHAYVPLDEALSRVVIDFSGRPGLQMHVPYTRATVGGFDVDLFQEFFQGFVNHANVTLHIDNLRGHNTHHQIETVFKAFGRALRMAVELDDRMAGQMPSTKGVL from the coding sequence ATGGCCGAACGTAAGGCGTTCGTCGAGCGCGACACCCTGGAAACTCAGATCAAAGCCTCGATCAACCTGGATGGCACCGGAAAGGCCCGATTCGATATCGGCGTTCCTTTTCTTGAACACATGCTCGACCAGATCGCCCGTCACGGGTTGATCGATCTGGATATCGAAAGCAAGGGCGACCTGCATATCGACGACCACCACACCGTGGAAGACGTCGGTATCACCCTGGGTCAGGCCTTCAGCAAAGCCATTGGCGACAAAAAAGGCATCCGTCGCTACGGCCACGCCTATGTCCCGCTGGACGAAGCGCTGTCCCGCGTGGTCATCGATTTCTCGGGTCGTCCCGGCCTGCAGATGCACGTGCCGTACACCCGCGCAACGGTCGGCGGCTTCGACGTGGACCTGTTCCAGGAGTTCTTCCAGGGCTTCGTCAACCACGCCAACGTCACTCTGCACATCGACAACCTGCGTGGCCACAACACCCACCACCAGATCGAAACCGTGTTCAAGGCGTTCGGTCGCGCGCTGCGCATGGCCGTTGAGCTGGACGATCGCATGGCCGGACAAATGCCTTCGACCAAGGGCGTGCTGTAA
- a CDS encoding OFA family MFS transporter, giving the protein MTTSTALGGVAAQPAFLSKERIIAKRGFNRWLVPPAALAIHLCIGMAYGFSVFWLPLSKAIGIKTAVACPADMGFFQQIFSSACDWPISMLGWIYTLFFIFLGCSAAIWGGWLEHAGPRKAGVVSALCWCGGLLISALGVYTHQIWLMWIGSGVIGGIGLGLGYISPVSTLIKWFPDKRGMATGMAIMGFGGGAMVGAPLATALMSHFATPDSVGVWQSFVAMAVIYFIFMIGGALSYRVPPTGWKPEGWTAPAKKTNSAMITNRHVHVSVAWKTPQFRLVWLVLCLNVSAGIGILGMASPLLQEVFGGKLLGTDQGFSQLDASQLAAIAAIAAGFTGLLSLFNIGGRFFWASFSDYIGRKATYFVFFALGFLLYASVPTLGHLGSVALFVAAFCVVLSMYGGGFATVPAYLADLFGTQMVGAIHGRLLTAWAAAGVLGPVLVNYLREYQLSHGVARADAYDITLYILAGLLVLGFICNMLVRPVADKYFMTEEELKAEQAIGHDAGADHTTSLEWKADAGTKPLAILAWLAVGIPLAWGVWITLQKTAVLFH; this is encoded by the coding sequence ATGACTACGAGTACTGCTCTGGGTGGCGTTGCCGCTCAGCCTGCGTTCTTGTCCAAAGAGCGCATTATCGCCAAGCGTGGCTTCAACCGTTGGCTGGTTCCGCCAGCTGCATTGGCCATTCACCTGTGTATCGGCATGGCATACGGGTTCTCCGTATTCTGGTTGCCGCTGTCCAAAGCCATCGGGATCAAGACCGCCGTGGCCTGCCCGGCAGACATGGGCTTCTTTCAGCAAATTTTCTCGTCCGCCTGTGACTGGCCGATCTCGATGCTCGGCTGGATCTACACCCTGTTCTTCATCTTCCTGGGCTGCTCGGCCGCCATCTGGGGTGGCTGGCTGGAGCACGCAGGTCCACGCAAGGCAGGTGTCGTTTCGGCCCTGTGCTGGTGTGGCGGTCTGTTGATCTCGGCGCTGGGTGTCTACACCCACCAGATCTGGCTGATGTGGATCGGTTCGGGCGTGATCGGCGGTATCGGTCTGGGCCTGGGCTACATTTCACCGGTTTCGACCCTGATCAAGTGGTTCCCGGACAAACGCGGCATGGCCACTGGCATGGCGATCATGGGCTTCGGCGGCGGTGCGATGGTGGGTGCTCCACTGGCGACCGCGCTGATGAGCCACTTCGCAACGCCTGACAGTGTCGGCGTATGGCAAAGCTTCGTGGCCATGGCGGTGATTTACTTCATCTTCATGATCGGCGGTGCACTGTCCTATCGCGTTCCGCCAACCGGCTGGAAACCTGAAGGCTGGACAGCGCCAGCGAAGAAAACCAACAGCGCGATGATCACCAACCGTCACGTGCACGTCAGCGTGGCGTGGAAAACCCCGCAATTCCGTCTGGTATGGCTGGTGCTGTGCCTGAACGTTTCGGCGGGCATCGGCATCCTCGGCATGGCCTCGCCACTGCTGCAGGAAGTGTTCGGCGGCAAGTTGCTGGGCACCGATCAAGGCTTCTCGCAACTGGACGCTTCGCAACTGGCGGCCATCGCGGCCATCGCAGCGGGCTTCACCGGTCTGCTGAGCCTGTTCAACATCGGCGGTCGCTTCTTCTGGGCCTCGTTCTCCGACTACATCGGCCGTAAAGCCACCTACTTTGTGTTCTTCGCACTGGGCTTCCTGCTTTACGCGTCGGTGCCGACCCTGGGTCACCTGGGCAGTGTTGCGCTGTTCGTGGCGGCATTCTGCGTCGTGCTGTCGATGTACGGCGGCGGCTTTGCGACCGTTCCGGCTTACCTGGCCGACCTGTTCGGCACGCAGATGGTAGGTGCGATCCATGGTCGTCTGCTGACCGCGTGGGCCGCCGCTGGTGTGTTGGGCCCGGTGCTTGTGAACTACTTGCGTGAGTATCAGCTGAGCCACGGTGTAGCCCGTGCCGACGCCTACGACATCACCCTGTACATCCTCGCAGGTCTGTTGGTGCTGGGTTTCATCTGCAACATGCTCGTGCGTCCGGTGGCCGACAAGTACTTCATGACTGAAGAAGAACTGAAGGCCGAGCAGGCGATTGGTCACGATGCAGGCGCCGACCACACCACTTCGCTGGAGTGGAAAGCGGACGCAGGCACCAAGCCTCTGGCGATTCTGGCCTGGCTGGCAGTCGGCATTCCGCTGGCGTGGGGCGTGTGGATCACCTTGCAGAAGACGGCGGTGTTGTTTCACTAA